A window of Reinekea marina contains these coding sequences:
- the fahA gene encoding fumarylacetoacetase, with translation MLNATHDPRLKSWVESANDGVTDFPIQNLPFASAKKSSDKGECSIVTAIGDQILPLAPIAALNVASTPLSQEALECCKEPEMNKLMALTPAHWSALRTDISRWLQVGSETQPALQSLLYSQNEAQFKRPCQIGDYTDFYASIHHATAVGRLFRPDNPLLPNYKWVPIGYHGRASSIDVSGQQFHRPKGQTKAPDATEPSFGPCKRLDYELEVGFFIGQNNELGEPLTMEEAEQRLFGLCLLNDWSARDIQAWEYQPLGPFLAKSFASTISPWVITAEALAPFRAPFVREQGEPEPMPHLDSEYNQQYGAIDMELTCSIEAADVPLTQLSQSNFKDAYWSVAQMITHHASNGCNLMAGDLMGSGTQSGPTPEQAGSLLELTQGGKKPIAFENGQQRTFLNDGDSIIMTGYCKREGYVRIGFGEVRSTILPAKP, from the coding sequence ATGTTAAATGCAACGCACGATCCTAGGTTAAAAAGCTGGGTAGAGAGCGCCAACGATGGCGTGACCGATTTCCCAATACAAAACCTACCTTTTGCCAGCGCTAAAAAAAGTTCTGATAAGGGTGAGTGTTCAATAGTGACCGCCATTGGCGACCAAATATTACCGTTAGCCCCCATAGCCGCTCTAAATGTAGCATCAACGCCTTTATCGCAAGAAGCCTTAGAGTGTTGTAAAGAGCCCGAAATGAATAAGTTGATGGCGCTAACCCCAGCGCATTGGTCTGCCTTAAGAACCGACATATCGCGCTGGTTGCAAGTTGGAAGTGAAACACAGCCGGCTTTGCAGTCATTACTTTATAGCCAAAACGAGGCGCAATTTAAACGGCCTTGCCAAATCGGGGACTACACCGATTTTTACGCGTCTATTCACCATGCAACCGCAGTCGGCCGTTTATTCCGGCCCGACAACCCACTGTTACCTAACTATAAATGGGTGCCTATTGGGTATCATGGTAGAGCGTCGAGTATAGATGTGAGTGGGCAACAGTTTCACCGTCCGAAAGGGCAGACCAAAGCACCCGATGCAACTGAGCCTAGTTTTGGCCCTTGTAAGCGCTTAGATTACGAGCTGGAAGTTGGGTTCTTTATTGGACAAAACAACGAACTCGGTGAACCTTTAACGATGGAAGAAGCCGAGCAGCGATTATTTGGTTTATGCCTGCTAAACGATTGGTCGGCACGTGATATACAAGCTTGGGAGTATCAGCCGTTAGGACCATTTTTGGCAAAAAGTTTTGCTTCTACTATTTCGCCTTGGGTTATAACAGCCGAAGCGCTAGCACCGTTTAGAGCGCCCTTTGTGCGCGAGCAAGGCGAGCCAGAGCCCATGCCGCATTTAGATTCAGAGTACAACCAGCAATATGGCGCAATAGACATGGAGTTAACCTGTTCAATTGAAGCGGCCGATGTTCCGTTGACGCAATTGTCGCAATCGAATTTCAAAGACGCTTACTGGAGTGTGGCGCAAATGATTACGCACCACGCCAGTAATGGCTGCAATTTAATGGCCGGAGATTTAATGGGCTCGGGTACACAATCGGGGCCTACCCCCGAACAAGCGGGCTCATTGTTGGAGCTAACCCAAGGCGGTAAAAAGCCCATTGCTTTTGAAAATGGGCAACAGCGAACTTTTTTGAATGACGGCGATTCAATCATCATGACAGGTTATTGTAAGCGCGAAGGCTACGTTCGTATTGGCTTTGGCGAAGTTCGTTCAACAATTCTGCCAGCTAAGCCCTAG
- the hmgA gene encoding homogentisate 1,2-dioxygenase, with protein sequence MTTALHYLSGFNNQFETEAISGALPVGQFNPQKAPLGLYTEQFSSTAFTAPRAQNRRTWFYRKRPSVCQSDYQTYVQASWTSAPEPTPTPPSAMRWSPLTGNDTTNDFIDGVVSIASNGSVKEQVGIGIAHYGFNLSMKGRAMINADAEMLFVPHQGELQVKTECGCLTVAPGEIMVIPRGMKFSIDISENSARGYLCENYGHPLTLPERGPVGANGFANDRDFQYPVAWFEESDHSYELITKFSGHFYRNLLEHSPFDVVAWAGNSAPYKYDLSRFNVINTVSFDHPDPSIFTVLTSPSYAEGTANLDFVIFPPRWMVAEHTFRPPWFHRNVMSEFMGLIEGVYDAKEKGFEPGGFSLHNAMTPHGPEQAVFEKASNANLKPERYENTLAFMFESRYVLAPTAQMLNAPERQLDYPQCWAGLESKFTDNNES encoded by the coding sequence ATGACAACCGCGCTTCACTATTTATCTGGATTCAACAACCAATTTGAGACCGAAGCCATTTCTGGCGCTTTGCCGGTGGGGCAATTTAACCCACAGAAAGCACCGTTAGGGCTCTATACCGAGCAGTTCAGCAGCACGGCATTTACAGCACCACGAGCGCAAAACAGACGCACTTGGTTTTATAGGAAACGCCCATCGGTTTGCCAAAGCGATTATCAAACCTATGTGCAGGCTAGTTGGACGAGCGCACCCGAACCCACGCCAACGCCTCCTTCTGCTATGCGTTGGAGTCCATTAACTGGAAATGATACGACAAACGACTTCATTGATGGCGTTGTTTCAATTGCCAGCAATGGCTCTGTAAAAGAGCAGGTAGGCATCGGCATCGCTCACTATGGGTTTAACTTATCGATGAAGGGTCGCGCTATGATCAATGCCGACGCTGAAATGTTGTTTGTTCCGCACCAAGGCGAGCTGCAGGTAAAAACGGAATGCGGCTGTTTAACTGTAGCGCCTGGCGAAATCATGGTTATACCTCGTGGTATGAAATTCAGTATCGATATTTCGGAAAACAGTGCTCGCGGCTACTTGTGTGAAAACTACGGCCACCCGTTGACGTTACCTGAGCGTGGCCCAGTAGGTGCCAATGGCTTTGCCAATGATCGAGACTTTCAGTACCCAGTGGCCTGGTTTGAAGAAAGCGATCACTCGTATGAGTTGATCACCAAATTTAGCGGACATTTTTATCGTAACTTGCTAGAGCACAGCCCATTTGATGTGGTCGCGTGGGCAGGCAACAGTGCGCCCTACAAATACGATTTATCTCGCTTTAATGTAATCAATACAGTCAGCTTTGACCATCCTGACCCTTCAATTTTTACCGTATTAACCTCGCCTTCTTACGCCGAAGGCACCGCAAATTTAGATTTTGTTATTTTCCCACCGCGTTGGATGGTGGCCGAGCATACCTTTCGCCCGCCTTGGTTCCATCGTAATGTGATGAGCGAATTTATGGGCCTGATCGAAGGCGTTTACGATGCCAAAGAAAAAGGATTCGAACCGGGTGGGTTCAGTTTACACAACGCCATGACACCGCATGGCCCTGAGCAAGCCGTCTTTGAAAAAGCCAGCAATGCCAATTTAAAACCGGAGCGCTATGAAAACACCTTAGCGTTCATGTTTGAATCTCGTTACGTGCTGGCGCCTACTGCGCAAATGTTAAACGCACCCGAGCGGCAGTTAGACTACCCCCAGTGTTGGGCGGGTTTAGAATCTAAATTTACAGACAATAATGAATCTTAA
- a CDS encoding helix-turn-helix domain-containing protein: MNTDVEQTSQPSQNFAERLQVLIGDLSVSAFARKVKLSESLIRKYLRGSEPSLAKANQIAVSANVSLEWLATGCGYQYRQAEVVDRKALTMAQKIVFEVASYLEPDEHWVLIISAYQHLRSHKKPDGYLDEFATRQFIEHLLPTMG; this comes from the coding sequence ATGAATACAGACGTTGAGCAAACATCACAGCCATCACAAAACTTTGCGGAGCGATTACAGGTTCTCATAGGTGATTTGTCTGTTTCGGCATTTGCACGCAAAGTAAAGCTGAGCGAAAGCCTCATTCGCAAATATTTAAGAGGTTCTGAGCCCAGTTTAGCCAAAGCCAACCAAATTGCCGTATCGGCAAATGTCAGTTTAGAGTGGTTAGCCACTGGCTGTGGCTATCAGTACCGCCAAGCCGAAGTTGTAGACCGTAAGGCATTGACGATGGCGCAGAAAATCGTCTTTGAAGTAGCCTCCTATCTAGAACCTGATGAACATTGGGTTTTAATTATTTCGGCTTATCAACACTTAAGAAGCCATAAAAAGCCCGATGGTTACCTAGATGAATTTGCAACCCGGCAATTTATTGAGCATCTATTGCCCACAATGGGCTAA
- a CDS encoding nicotinate-nucleotide--dimethylbenzimidazole phosphoribosyltransferase, whose translation MYPTFTITPVDTRFALEVDQLIEQLELPQQALGNLVTVVEKLACVQQTVHINVGELSHTIFCADHGIYQRSHASSTQPYTTADYISRILKSRSPLAKACAMNKIDFTVVDCGLSHEVTLPHEHYLNYSVAPGTRDFSTLPAMTHEQFLQAFNIGQEIAQLRMAEGARIISFGALGLGNTTSAATITAHLLKMPVEDCIKNFSHYDAQLTQDKLHCVTQALMLHRDSMIDGFSAVELVGGFEIAALMGAMAITAELGGLILVDGYACSTALLALSQQYPAVIDYALFTHQSVHAGQLAICQHFKQKPLLNLGLSVGEGTGSVLAWPLIKSAVNCLQDD comes from the coding sequence ATGTATCCTACTTTCACCATTACACCCGTTGACACTCGCTTTGCGCTTGAAGTTGACCAACTAATAGAACAGCTCGAGTTACCTCAACAAGCGCTTGGCAACCTAGTTACGGTTGTGGAAAAGCTGGCTTGCGTTCAACAAACGGTTCACATTAATGTTGGCGAGCTTTCTCATACTATTTTTTGCGCCGATCATGGTATTTATCAGCGCTCTCATGCGTCGAGTACACAGCCCTATACTACGGCTGACTATATCTCTCGAATCTTAAAATCTCGCTCGCCTCTAGCCAAAGCCTGCGCGATGAATAAAATTGATTTCACGGTGGTTGATTGCGGTTTAAGCCATGAGGTTACGTTGCCACATGAGCATTATTTAAACTATTCCGTAGCTCCCGGTACACGCGATTTTTCGACGCTCCCAGCCATGACTCACGAGCAATTTTTACAAGCGTTTAATATTGGCCAAGAGATCGCACAATTAAGAATGGCCGAGGGCGCTAGAATTATATCATTTGGCGCATTGGGGTTAGGGAACACCACCAGCGCTGCGACTATTACAGCTCACTTGCTCAAAATGCCGGTCGAAGATTGCATCAAAAACTTCTCTCATTATGATGCACAACTCACGCAAGATAAGCTGCACTGCGTAACTCAAGCCCTTATGTTGCATCGAGATTCGATGATTGATGGTTTTAGTGCCGTAGAATTGGTAGGCGGGTTTGAAATAGCTGCATTAATGGGTGCTATGGCTATAACGGCCGAATTGGGTGGCCTAATATTAGTGGATGGGTACGCTTGCTCAACGGCGCTGCTTGCCTTATCACAACAATATCCGGCGGTTATAGACTACGCACTTTTTACGCACCAGTCTGTGCATGCCGGTCAGTTAGCCATTTGCCAACATTTTAAACAAAAACCTCTATTAAATTTAGGGCTATCCGTCGGTGAAGGCACTGGTTCCGTTTTAGCTTGGCCACTTATTAAATCGGCCGTTAATTGCTTACAAGATGACTAG
- a CDS encoding response regulator: MQSVLIVEDSPMVLKILKHLAQKTLNYNLVFAESRHEAVKHLVKSSDWLAAIVDLNLPDAANGELVDDCLSQGIPTIVLTGSVDKEKRDHLTKKGIVDYVLKEGPFSYLYAVNLVNRLAQNRFVKVLVAEDSKVTRRYMIELLRRHLFQVVEAEDGEQALQTILSDKEIKLLITDNNMPKLDGFDLVHQLRHKHGKEDLAVIGLSSAEDKYLSAKFIKNGANDFLYKPFSHEEFFCRVMQSVESMERLDAMKKLAYSDVLTGIGNRRYFVEHARASLEECQNQATPISLALFNIDHFRHVNEDYGDDVGDEVLIHLAKAMQETFDRFIVGRLGGEEFCVVFPGLTDDKTSQLVDFFRTKIEEGYAETTVGSVSYTVSAGIAQSATLGLEGLMKSAGQALFRAKEAGRNIVMIASEN; encoded by the coding sequence GTGCAGTCGGTTTTAATTGTAGAAGACTCCCCAATGGTGCTTAAAATCTTAAAGCACCTCGCGCAGAAGACATTAAACTATAATTTAGTGTTTGCCGAATCTCGCCACGAAGCGGTAAAGCACCTTGTCAAATCTTCCGATTGGCTCGCCGCGATTGTAGATTTAAATTTACCCGATGCCGCTAATGGTGAGCTCGTGGATGATTGTTTAAGCCAAGGCATTCCGACGATCGTTTTAACCGGTTCTGTTGATAAAGAAAAGCGTGATCATTTAACCAAAAAAGGCATTGTTGATTATGTTTTAAAGGAAGGTCCGTTTAGTTATTTATACGCCGTTAATTTAGTTAATCGATTAGCACAAAATCGCTTTGTGAAAGTATTGGTCGCAGAAGATTCAAAAGTTACGCGCCGATATATGATTGAATTGTTAAGACGCCACTTATTTCAGGTGGTCGAAGCCGAAGACGGTGAGCAAGCCTTACAAACGATTCTATCCGATAAAGAAATAAAGCTACTTATCACCGATAATAATATGCCCAAGTTAGATGGTTTCGATTTAGTGCATCAGTTGCGGCATAAACACGGCAAGGAAGACTTAGCCGTAATTGGTTTATCTTCGGCCGAGGATAAATATTTGTCGGCAAAGTTTATTAAAAATGGTGCCAATGATTTCCTTTATAAACCCTTTTCGCATGAAGAGTTTTTTTGCCGTGTTATGCAAAGCGTAGAGTCAATGGAACGCTTAGATGCCATGAAAAAGCTGGCGTATTCCGATGTGCTAACGGGAATTGGGAATCGCCGCTATTTTGTAGAACACGCGCGCGCCTCGTTAGAGGAATGCCAAAACCAAGCAACGCCGATCTCATTAGCGCTGTTTAATATCGATCATTTTAGGCACGTTAATGAAGATTATGGTGATGATGTGGGCGATGAAGTACTTATTCATTTAGCGAAAGCGATGCAGGAAACCTTTGATCGCTTTATTGTGGGCCGGTTGGGAGGCGAAGAATTTTGCGTTGTTTTTCCAGGCTTAACCGACGATAAAACGTCTCAGCTGGTCGATTTTTTCAGGACCAAAATTGAAGAAGGCTATGCCGAAACAACAGTAGGCAGTGTGAGTTATACCGTCAGCGCTGGCATTGCTCAATCGGCCACGCTGGGATTAGAAGGGCTTATGAAAAGCGCTGGCCAAGCGCTGTTTCGTGCTAAAGAAGCCGGTAGGAATATTGTGATGATTGCTTCTGAGAACTAG
- a CDS encoding M17 family metallopeptidase: MKLFDYPAIEVRFSQQVPGEAQSCIEWRKESTHNVINQHLNGETSLKTLLETGQQWTYQTEPESQSTFELLSAARDLVKGAWRKEDQHIALSFDKTELGDALLSAVLAAWYQLPSFKKDSAKTPSLTLSITGPLANEEVEKRLAEAEGNAFTRYLSELPANELNPWSYRELVEDLAEAEGWDCKVFRYKELEQMGAGAFLAVARGSEHNEASIVRVHYRGDADSVESIALVGKGITMDTGGYNLKISGSMFGMNGDMGGSALVLGNILTASRRKQKVNLTGWLAITDNHLGPKAFHANEWVRALNGTTIEIVDTDAEGRMVLADTLTLASREHPKAVFDYATLTGACVGALSTRYSGCFTNHDAWFLPLIEAGKASGERVWPFPLDADYDDNIKSDVADVMQCNPGKSSDHIDAARFLSRFVEPAVPWLHIDLSSARHKGGLAHVPTDVTGYGVRLTQNLLSLLF; the protein is encoded by the coding sequence ATGAAGTTATTTGATTACCCAGCAATTGAAGTTCGATTTTCTCAGCAAGTGCCTGGCGAAGCCCAGAGCTGTATAGAGTGGCGTAAAGAGTCTACTCATAACGTCATAAATCAACACTTAAATGGCGAAACTTCATTAAAAACATTGCTCGAAACGGGCCAGCAATGGACCTATCAAACCGAGCCAGAGAGCCAAAGCACCTTTGAGTTGTTAAGTGCCGCGCGTGATCTAGTAAAAGGGGCTTGGCGTAAAGAAGATCAACATATTGCCCTTAGTTTCGACAAAACAGAGCTTGGTGATGCTTTGCTAAGTGCCGTACTTGCCGCATGGTATCAGTTACCCAGTTTCAAAAAAGACAGTGCTAAAACGCCATCATTAACGCTTTCGATTACCGGTCCTTTAGCCAACGAAGAAGTTGAAAAACGCCTGGCCGAAGCCGAAGGCAATGCGTTTACTCGGTATTTAAGTGAATTACCTGCTAATGAACTTAACCCTTGGTCTTATCGTGAATTAGTAGAAGACCTAGCCGAAGCCGAAGGCTGGGATTGCAAAGTATTCCGTTACAAAGAGCTAGAACAAATGGGCGCGGGAGCCTTTTTGGCGGTAGCGCGAGGTTCTGAACATAATGAAGCCAGCATCGTGCGTGTGCATTACCGAGGCGATGCCGATTCCGTCGAGAGTATCGCATTGGTCGGTAAAGGCATCACAATGGATACAGGTGGCTACAACCTAAAAATATCTGGCTCTATGTTTGGTATGAACGGCGACATGGGCGGCAGTGCGCTGGTTTTGGGAAACATTTTAACCGCCTCTCGACGCAAGCAAAAAGTGAATTTAACCGGTTGGTTGGCGATAACCGATAACCATTTAGGTCCTAAAGCTTTTCATGCCAATGAATGGGTTCGTGCACTCAATGGCACCACCATTGAAATTGTAGACACCGATGCCGAAGGGCGAATGGTTCTGGCCGATACATTAACATTAGCCTCGCGTGAGCACCCTAAGGCGGTATTCGATTACGCCACGTTAACGGGTGCCTGTGTTGGGGCATTATCGACTCGTTACTCGGGCTGTTTTACCAACCACGATGCTTGGTTTTTACCGCTTATAGAAGCTGGAAAAGCCAGTGGTGAACGAGTTTGGCCATTTCCGTTAGACGCTGACTACGACGACAACATTAAAAGTGACGTTGCGGATGTTATGCAATGCAACCCGGGTAAATCATCCGATCATATCGATGCCGCGCGTTTCTTGAGTCGGTTTGTTGAGCCTGCGGTACCTTGGTTACACATAGATCTTTCCTCAGCCCGCCATAAAGGTGGTTTAGCTCATGTACCAACAGATGTTACCGGCTACGGCGTGCGCTTAACTCAGAATTTACTGAGCTTATTGTTTTAA
- the lpxL gene encoding LpxL/LpxP family Kdo(2)-lipid IV(A) lauroyl/palmitoleoyl acyltransferase, whose translation MSLGNVPRPGKQKNSNIVSTYRYRDFLHPRFWPTWLGIGFLQGVARLPFIVQKALAKGLAKLLFKVASSRRKVALTNITLCFPELTRSEQVALTKKTFYSYTLGLIETARAWCIQDSQLKQRVEGIEHLQAAQADPRGVLLLSGHFGPLDIAGVALAKYAQYSVTYRNDDNPLFNYFMVKGRQKFVHRTIARKDMRGLLGAFKRGEIIWYAPDQDYGRKVSVFAPFFGIPTATVTMTGKLASSGNAIVLPLSSYRDDDDQTIVLKFEAPLEIPSGDNVGDAHRVNAWLESCIRRHPDQYLWLHKRFKTRPEGEPSVYK comes from the coding sequence ATGTCGCTAGGTAATGTACCTCGCCCAGGTAAACAGAAAAACTCAAACATCGTCAGCACATATCGGTATCGTGACTTTTTGCACCCTAGGTTTTGGCCGACATGGCTGGGCATTGGGTTTTTGCAAGGTGTTGCGCGGTTGCCTTTTATTGTTCAAAAAGCACTGGCCAAGGGTCTGGCGAAACTGTTGTTTAAAGTGGCCAGTAGCCGACGCAAGGTAGCATTGACCAACATCACTTTGTGCTTTCCTGAGTTAACCCGCTCAGAACAAGTCGCGTTAACCAAAAAGACCTTTTATTCATACACTTTAGGGTTAATTGAAACCGCACGAGCCTGGTGCATTCAAGATAGCCAGTTAAAGCAGCGAGTAGAAGGTATAGAGCACTTACAGGCGGCCCAAGCCGACCCAAGAGGGGTGTTATTGCTCAGTGGCCACTTTGGGCCCCTCGATATTGCAGGGGTTGCTTTAGCTAAATACGCTCAATATTCAGTGACCTACCGAAACGATGACAACCCGCTGTTTAATTATTTTATGGTTAAAGGGCGACAAAAATTTGTTCATCGCACCATTGCACGTAAAGATATGCGCGGTTTATTAGGGGCCTTTAAGCGCGGCGAAATTATATGGTACGCTCCAGATCAAGATTACGGTCGAAAGGTGAGTGTGTTTGCGCCGTTTTTTGGTATACCTACCGCTACAGTCACCATGACCGGAAAGCTCGCAAGTTCTGGTAACGCAATAGTTTTACCGCTAAGCTCATATCGAGATGACGATGACCAGACCATTGTATTAAAATTCGAAGCGCCATTGGAGATCCCAAGTGGCGATAACGTAGGTGATGCACACCGTGTGAATGCGTGGTTAGAATCGTGTATTCGTCGCCACCCTGACCAGTATTTATGGTTGCATAAACGCTTTAAAACTCGCCCAGAAGGCGAGCCGTCCGTATATAAATAG
- the greA gene encoding transcription elongation factor GreA yields MQRYPMTVEGELALQEELKELKTVKRPAVIAAIAEAREHGDLKENAEYHSAREQQGFIEGRIQDIEAKLSMAQVINVLDIPATGKVIFGTTVTLLNIETEQSVVYKIVGDDEADVKSNKISVNSPIARGLIGKEEGDTVGITTPGGVVEYEIEMVEHL; encoded by the coding sequence ATGCAACGTTACCCAATGACTGTAGAAGGCGAACTCGCACTTCAAGAAGAGCTAAAAGAGCTCAAGACTGTCAAGCGCCCTGCTGTAATTGCGGCCATTGCAGAAGCACGAGAGCATGGTGATTTAAAAGAAAACGCAGAATATCATTCAGCACGCGAGCAACAAGGCTTTATTGAAGGGCGCATTCAAGATATCGAAGCCAAATTATCGATGGCTCAGGTTATTAATGTGCTTGATATTCCGGCTACCGGAAAAGTCATCTTTGGAACCACGGTTACGCTGTTGAATATCGAAACCGAGCAAAGTGTGGTTTATAAAATTGTCGGTGACGATGAAGCTGACGTGAAGAGCAATAAAATTTCGGTTAATTCACCCATTGCACGTGGCCTTATCGGCAAAGAAGAAGGCGATACAGTGGGTATTACCACCCCTGGCGGTGTTGTTGAATATGAAATTGAGATGGTGGAGCACCTGTAG